A region of the Crateriforma spongiae genome:
GCTCTCCCGTGAACTTCATCACCTCCGGGTCGCTGTTCAACCGAAAAAAGGCTTCTGCATCACCCAAATCGAAAGCGCGATGCGTTAATCGCGGCGTTTGCGGTCCTTCTCGATACACGACAACAGACTCCAATCGCAAAACCCCATCACGAATATCGACCTCGGTGTTTCGCGGAATACCTGGAAAGCTTGCGCCAGAAAATAAGGCCTTGACCGCGAAAACGCGGACCGATGATCTATCGCCCCCCCTACACAAGACCTCCCATCGCGTGAAAGGTTCAGGCTTATCTCCGCATGAGCTAACCATCACCAACTTCGCCGATGTCTTCGTTCCATAAAGCAGGACGATTCGCAATGAACTGACGCATCATGCGGACGCACTCGGGATCATCAACGATTGTCAAATCGACGCCTCGCGATCGAACATACGACTCCGGCCCCTGAAACGTCAAATTTTCACCGATCACGATCTTCGGAATCCTATACAACAGAGCCGCGCCACTGCACATGTCACATGGCGACAACGTTGAATACAGGATCGCTTTGGCATACTGATCCGCCGTCAACCGCCCCGCATTCTCCAAGCAATCCATCTCCGCGTGACGAATCGCGCTGCCATCTTGCACCCTGCGATTGCGACCACGTCCGACAATCTCTCCGTCGATCACCAGAACAGAACCTATCGGTATTCCGCCTTCACGGGCACCTTGCTCGGCCTCTCGGATTGCCTCTTTCAAAAACGCGTCCATGCCATACTCCTCGACGCTCGAGAAAGGAATTCATTGTACCGTGTCGCCGACGCCTGACAGCAAGCTGCGTGCGCTGATCTCAGTGCCTGCTTTGATCTCAGTGCCTGACTTGCTGGTCGGACCACTTGTGTCCACAAGCCACCCCATCACATCCCACGCCAAACTTGTCGATGGGCGACAAAGATCAAACCCAAAGCACTATTCACAGGTGGATACACCAGCGATGCAATCATCAACTGCCCCGGTGAAACCGGCGCAAATGCGCCGGCAGCAATCATCACCACTACGATTGCGAACATGCCTCCGAATAGCAATCCGTAGACCATGTTCTGGACCTGGAGAATGACGACGGAAATCATCAATACCAATGGACCTACAAAGAGCGTGGCGGCAAATTCGCCAGCGCAATTGACCAAGAAAAAATAGGCCGCACTCAAGTTCACCAAGAGGAATAGCGTGCGAAGGTTGAAATGCAGCAACGAACTGAAACCCGTGCGACGTTCATTGGGAATCGAACTACTGCACATTGTCACAAATGCCGTCAGAATCCTGAAACCACCGAAAAACCAACCCTAACTTGCCCGCAACAAAGCACCCAAGGCCAATACCGGGACTCTCAACTGTTGCCCAGTGCCGGCGTCCGGCATGCGACCCGTGTGTCGAAAGCTTGCATCTTCACGGTAGCCCCGCGCGAAACCGGTCGCGTTCTTGCGCCAACTTCTTTCGCGACGCATTGCCAATCCATCCAGCAAGTGCAGGCTCACCGAACAGATGGAACCAAATGGTACCAAGCGAAACGAACACCAATGCATGGATACCAAAGACCCATCCGTTTGTATCAGGCGTCACTTCGAATTGCAGCAATGAGAGAAAGCAGCCTATAGCTGTAAGGGTTGACAGCAAACTTGCACGCGCGGAGTTGCGAAGCCGTATACGCCGATGACAGGTCGGGCATCGAGAAAGCGGAAGAACAAGTCGAAGACGGTTCAGGGCGCCGTTGCATACGGGACATCGCGTTCCCGCATCACGCTCACTTGAGACCAGTGACGCTGAAGGAGCCGAGTATGGATTCGGGGTGGACATTGCGTGCCGAAGAATGAACTCTAGTTGGGAACGGCCGTCACAGCGATGGTGCGTATCCGAGCGATAACGCGGAAGAGCGGGAGTCTGTACCCGATGTTGCAACCAATTGCTTGTCGTCCAGCCAAACGCCGGAATTGCGTTGCATTGTAGGCACTTTATCTTCTTCGCGCCCCATTCGCTGAATCATTCCAGAGACCAGCATTTCGCATCCTGGATCATGAAGCCCCCACCGCGTCGCTAATCGAAATGAAGACCGGAAGCCCCAAACTGCTGCTCTACGTACGCGCAAATGCAGGTTGCTGGTCCTCGCAAGGGGACCAATCAATGG
Encoded here:
- a CDS encoding nucleoside deaminase translates to MDAFLKEAIREAEQGAREGGIPIGSVLVIDGEIVGRGRNRRVQDGSAIRHAEMDCLENAGRLTADQYAKAILYSTLSPCDMCSGAALLYRIPKIVIGENLTFQGPESYVRSRGVDLTIVDDPECVRMMRQFIANRPALWNEDIGEVGDG